A stretch of the Papaver somniferum cultivar HN1 chromosome 6, ASM357369v1, whole genome shotgun sequence genome encodes the following:
- the LOC113288171 gene encoding uncharacterized protein LOC113288171, translated as MEGTISRYYSSSCFSSTLNLSRYEKTNFQFNSNSTLMVDICSLRASISFSERDKASTFRTSKFTKRSNSGNPRQKEAPNLVKNKPILNSEISPHRAVAAVRLMRIEFGGAFADLLNEKGKGSGANEMGYVERTLGFHTRKLEDRDLRLVTDIVGGAIRWRRYLDHLIVSLCDDERTFRNMEPLLLQILRIGFYEIVKLEMPPYAVVDENVRLAKTALRPGAGNLVNGILRKLVLLKENDTLPLPKSEGDDRSRARALATLYSHPVWMVRRWVKHLGQDEAVKLMMWNNSAPSFSIRANSAKGFTRADLVKRLEELEVPHELSQHLDDFVRITTGMQIVLQAGLLKEGLCSVQDESAGMVVSIMDPQPGENVIDCCAAPGGKSLFMASRLSGKGMVSAIDINEGRLRILKETAKLLEVADVITTVHSDLRVFAEQNTVMFDKVLLDAPCSGLGVLSKRADLRWNRRSEDMEQLKNLQDELLDSASTLTKLGGILVYSTCSIDPEENEERVASFLQRHPEFRIYSVDKYVPQAFVTRTGFYFSDPVKHSLDGSFAARLIRYT; from the exons ATGGAAGGAACTATTTCCCGCTATTATTCTTCTTCTTGCTTCTCATCAACCTTGAATTTATCTCGTTATGAGAAAACCAATTTTCAGTTCAACTCCAATTCTACTTTGATGGTTGACATTTGTTCTCTTCGAGCATCCATTAGTTTttcagaaagagataaagcttcAACCTTCAGAACTTCGAAGTTCACCAAAAGATCAAATTCAGGAAACCCACGTCAAAAAGAAGCTCCAAATCTTGTTAAAAATAAACCCATACTGAATTCGGAGATATCTCCTCACCGAGCCG TGGCTGCAGTGAGATTGATGAGGATAGAATTCGGTGGTGCTTTTGCTGATCTTCTTAACGAGAAAGGAAAAGGTTCTGGGGCTAATGAGATGGGATATGTTGAAAGAACATTAGGGTTTCATACTCGAAAATTGGAGGATAGAGATCTCAGACTA GTGACTGACATTGTTGGTGGTGCCATTCGGTGGAGACGGTACCTTGATCATCTTATAGTGTCATTATGTGACGATGAACGAACGTTTAGAAATATGGAGCCTCTTCTCTTGCAG ATTCTCCGAATTGGTTTCTATGAGATTGTCAAACTGGAAATGCCACCATATGCTGTCGTAGATGAG AATGTCAGGCTTGCAAAAACTGCTCTTAGGCCTGGTGCAGGCAATTTGGTGAATGGGATACTGCGGAAGTTGGTATTGCTTAAG GAGAACGACACCCTTCCTTTACCCAAATCGGAGGGTGATGATCGCTCGCGAGCACGTGCACTTGCCACACTTTATTCCCATCCAGTT TGGATGGTTAGGCGATGGGTTAAACATCTTGGGCAAGATGAAGCTGTGAAACTGATGATGTGGAATAACAGCGCTCCAAGTTTCAGCATCAG GGCAAACTCTGCGAAAGGTTTTACAAGAGCTGACCTTGTGAAGCGACTCGAAGAGCTTgag GTTCCTCATGAGCTTTCTCAGCATTTGGACGATTTTGTTCGTATTACAACTGGGATGCAG ATTGTCCTCCAAGCTGGATTACTGAAAGAAGGTCTATGCTCAGTTCAAGATGAGAGTGCAG GTATGGTGGTTTCTATTATGGACCCCCAACCAGGGGAGAATGTTATTGACTGTTGTGCTGCACCTGGAGGGAAGAGCCTTTTCATGGCATCACGTCTGAGTGGTAAAG GTATGGTATCTGCAATTGACATAAATGAAGGTCGATTGAGAATTCTTAAAGAGACTGCCAAGTTGCTCGAAGTTGCGGATGTCATCACAACTGTTCACTCTGATCTCCGTGTCTTTGCT GAGCAAAATACAGTGATGTTTGACAAAGTTTTGCTGGACGCTCCATGTTCTGGGTTGGGAGTTCTCTCAAAG AGAGCTGACTTACGTTGGAATAGGAGGTCCGAGGACATGGAACAACTTAAAAACTTACAGGATGAACTTCTTGATTCAGCTTCAAC ATTGACTAAGCTAGGGGGAATACTAGTATACAGTACTTGTTCTATTGAtcctgaagaaaatgaagaacgaGTGGCTTCATTTCTTCAACGGCATCCT GAATTTCGCATATATTCTGTCGACAAATATGTTCCACAAGCTTTTGTAACAAGAACTGGTTTCTATTTTTCGGATCCGGTGAAGCATTCTCTTGATGGGTCCTTTgcagctcgccttattcgatacACCTGA
- the LOC113288172 gene encoding protein ROOT INITIATION DEFECTIVE 3-like, protein MASSSQQQEILLASSPNTPITAYDISTGATLGHFIGSRSPRKGLALAGNTLIAASHISPDTTTSASIHLYNWWSSIPIHHLAVPEPVAPLASTHDGSYLFSGGVSGYIHALTLPSGKLLRSFPAHCKPVSCLTMNNDGSLLISGGDDGTISVFPIIHVLDSSSVDSSTEFALYSFHGHTSPVTCITVAGIGGCNSTIISCSADGTCKFWSLANGHHLRSVRCPCVIWSLVVDSTESNFYAGGSDGRIYVGILKVKRRNELVSSNINEVVAWGSGDHSGGAVTAVAMANEGRNLVSASEDGSIRVWEVENGRTVRILGDHESGGSVSELVVATGIRNGRRSKYGGASGINDETGGDRELMSLGYSGREIMKSVRETIEMEEILNVVVDDRRRSIDGLEKAIGTYERLLGLILKEAKAADNTNV, encoded by the coding sequence ATGGCATCTTCATCACAGCAGCAGGAAATTCTCCTAGCCAGCTCTCCAAACACCCCCATCACAGCCTATGATATCTCAACTGGTGCAACCTTAGGTCACTTCATCGGCAGTCGTTCACCACGTAAAGGCCTAGCTCTAGCTGGGAATACCCTAATAGCAGCTTCTCACATCTCCCCCGACACCACCACCTCTGCCTCTATACATCTGTACAATTGGTGGTCTTCCATTCCCATTCACCACCTTGCAGTTCCTGAACCGGTTGCTCCCCTAGCCAGCACACATGATGGCTCATACCTCTTTTCTGGTGGTGTATCAGGATATATTCATGCCCTAACGCTTCCATCTGGTAaacttcttcgttcatttcctgcACATTGCAAACCTGTCTCTTGCCTAACCATGAACAATGACGGTTCTCTTCTCATCTCCGGAGGTGATGATGGAACTATATCCGTGTTTCCAATTATTCATGTACTAGACAGTTCATCTGTTGATAGTTCAACCGAGTTTGCATTGTACAGCTTCCATGGACACACTTCTCCTGTAACTTGTATCACAGTAGCAGGCATCGGCGGATGTAATTCAACTATTATCTCTTGTTCAGCAGATGGAACATGTAAATTTTGGAGCTTAGCAAATGGTCACCATCTGCGCTCTGTCCGGTGTCCTTGTGTGATTTGGAGCCTAGTGGTGGACTCAACTGAGTCAAATTTCTACGCTGGTGGATCGGACGGTCGGATATATGTTGGAATTTTGAAGGTGAAAAGGAGGAATGAACTGGTTAGCAGTAATATTAATGAAGTAGTGGCTTGGGGATCGGGTGATCACAGTGGCGGAGCAGTGACAGCAGTGGCGATGGCGAATGAGGGAAGGAATTTGGTTTCAGCTTCTGAGGATGGGAGTATAAGAGTTTGGGAGGTGGAGAATGGTAGGACTGTTAGGATTTTAGGGGATCACGAGAGTGGGGGAAGTGTTAGTGAACTTGTGGTGGCAACAGGGATCAGAAATGGGAGGAGATCAAAATATGGAGGAGCCAGTGGTATAAATGATGAAACAGGTGGAGACAGGGAGTTGATGAGTTTGGGTTACAGTGGTAGGGAGATAATGAAGTCAGTAAGAGAGACAATTGAAATGGAAGAAATATTGAATGTTGTTGTTGACGACAGAAGAAGATCAATTGATGGCCTCGAAAAGGCTATAGGGACGTATGAGAGACTGTTAGGACTCATCCTTAAGGAAGCTAAAGCAGCAGATAATACCAACGTCTGA
- the LOC113285810 gene encoding early nodulin-like protein 1, whose amino-acid sequence MASQCSAFNIFAVIIMMMMMMMMMMVSLSSGNQFEVGGPSGWIIPPENDTQSYIEWASRTRFHIGDTVYFKYNNDSVLVVNRNDYIYCNISNPVAKFEDGNTIFQFDRHGFFYFISGKLGHCKLGQRIVVRVMVHPSEEFNKPREHAPSPSPLSASGVGSPSSEHPWGHPTVPNSTFSLSSSVIGSYFTTTASVWGMVVVFLYVLM is encoded by the exons ATGGCTTCTCAATGTAGTGCATTCAATATCTTTGCTGTaataataatgatgatgatgatgatgatgatgatgatggtctcACTATCATCAGGCAATCAGTTTGAAGTAGGAGGTCCCAGTGGTTGGATCATACCACCAGAGAATGACACTCAATCTTACATTGAATGGGCTTCAAGAACTAGGTTTCATATCGGTGATACTGTCT ACTTCAAGTATAACAATGATTCGGTTCTTGTAGTAAACAGAAATGACTACATATACTGTAATATCTCGAATCCGGTTGCAAAATTTGAAGATGGAAACACTATATTCCAGTTCGATCGTCATGGTTTCTTCTACTTCATCAGCGGCAAACTTGGACATTGCAAATTGGGCCAGAGGATTGTTGTAAGGGTCATGGTGCACCCATCAGAAGAATTTAATAAGCCACGGGAACAtgcaccttcaccatctccattgTCAGCCAGTGGTGTCGGGTCGCCTTCTAGTGAGCATCCATGGGGACATCCCACTGTACCCAATTCTACTTTCAGTTTGTCATCTTCAGTAATTGGATCCTACTTCACGACCACTGCTAGCGTTTGGGGAATGGTTGTTGTATTTCTCTATGTTCTTATGTAG
- the LOC113285811 gene encoding probable L-type lectin-domain containing receptor kinase S.7: MSSSSRNLLSLFVLSFTYLGFSLFSSTVAENVSFNFSSFSLQNLTLLGDSYLRNGILGLTQELGVPSSSSGSVLFNSPINFFDPKSEISASFSTRFSFLITNINPGSFGDGITFFISTDNLTLGSPGRYLGLVNSSQLLTPNKFIAIEFDTRLDSIFNDPTDNHIGLDIDSLISIRTQDVVSKGFDLKSGNLITVWVDYKNDQKIMNVWMSYKSFKPEQPILVVEIDLSIYFKEFMFVGFSASTEGSTEIHMIKDWNFETSGFYPVRRPKSSIPHNVSDHTIPVIPITPTVLNSSSKNNRKKLGLGLAIAGPGLFCIGLVVFGFIFVKKFKEKRPDKSFKLELFKSPRQFRYSELKHSTKGFHPSRIVGHGAFGTVYKAVFPESGMTFAVKRTKQTHEGKSEFLAELSIIACLRHKNLVQLQGWCTDKGELLLVYEFMSNGSLDSVLYQESKDEILLNWSRRYNIAVGIASVLTYLHRECEQQVIHRDIKTSNVMLDQNFSARLGDFGLARLTEHDKSPVSTLTAGTMGYLAPEYLQYGKATEKTDVFSFGVVLLEVACGRRPIERQGNDKHPVNLVDWVWSLHSIGQIIEAADKRFNGEFNEEQMKKLLLVGLSCANPSSIERPTMRRVLQILNDEAEVIKIPKVKPSLSFCSILPLSLDDIVSDDECDGATSSLPSSVGQVASECNGSEKVSPLIEISIA, encoded by the coding sequence ATGAGTTCATCTTCAAGAAATCTTCTTTCTCTTTTCGTTTTGTCCTTCACTTACTTGGGGTTTTCACTCTTTTcatcaacagtagcagagaatgtAAGTTTCAATTTCTCTTCATTCTCTTTACAAAACCTTACTCTTCTTGGTGATTCCTATCTCAGGAACGGAATTCTTGGATTAACCCAAGAACTTGGTGTTCCTTCTTCAAGTTCTGGTTCTGTTCTATTCAATTCTCCAATTAATTTCTTCGATCCGAAATCAGAAATTTCAGCTTCATTTTCTACTAGATTTTCTTTCTTGATTACAAATATAAATCCGGGTTCTTTCGGTGATGGAATTACTTTCTTTATCTCAACTGATAATCTTACTCTTGGTAGTCCTGGTAGATATTTGGGTCTTGTTAATTCATCTCAATTATTAACCCCAAATAAATTCATCGCCATTGAATTCGATACTCGTTTAGattcaatattcaatgatcctaCTGATAACCATATCGGATTAGATATCGATAGTTTGATTTCGATAAGAACACAAGATGTTGTTTCAAAAGGGTTTGATTTGAAAAGTGGGAATTTGATTACAGTCTGGGTTGATTACAAGAATGATCAAAAGATTATGAATGTTTGGATGAGTTACAAAAGTTTCAAGCCGGAACAACCAATACTGGTGGTGGAAATCGATCTTTCTATTTATTTCAAGGAGTTTATGTTTGTAGGGTTTTCAGCATCTACAGAAGGCAGTACAGAAATTCATATGATTAAAGATTGGAATTTCGAGACTTCTGGATTCTATCCTGTGAGGAGGCCAAAATCATCCATTCCTCATAATGTGTCTGACCACACCATTCCGGTAATACCCATAACTCCTACTGTTTTGAATTCTAGTAGTAAAAACAATCGAAAGAAACTCGGATTAGGTCTTGCAATTGCTGGTCCAGGCTTGTTTTGCATAGGACTAGTTGTATTTGGTTTTATCTTTGTTAAGAAATTTAAAGAGAAGAGACCAGATAAGAGTTTCAAGCTGGAACTTTTCAAAAGTCCCAGACAATTTCGTTACAGCGAACTTAAGCATTCTACTAAAGGGTTTCATCCTAGTCGAATCGTTGGTCATGGAGCATTTGGAACTGTTTACAAAGCAGTTTTTCCTGAATCAGGAATGACTTTTGCAGTGAAAAGAACGAAACAGACCCATGAAGGAAAATCTGAGTTCCTTGCAGAACTTTCTATTATAGCTTGTCTGAGACATAAGAACCTGGTTCAGCTTCAAGGATGGTGTACTGATAAGGGTGAATTACTTCTTGTTTATGAGTTTATGTCAAATGGTAGTCTTGATAGTGTTCTTTACCAAGAATCCAAAGATGAGATTTTGCTGAATTGGTCTCGCCGATATAATATTGCTGTGGGGATAGCTTCTGTGTTGACGTATCTACACCGGGAATGTGAGCAGCAAGTGATCCACAGAGACATTAAGACTAGTAATGTAATGCTAGATCAGAACTTCAGTGCTAGGTTGGGAGATTTCGGTTTAGCTCGACTTACGGAACACGATAAAAGCCCAGTATCAACTCTTACAGCTGGAACAATGGGGTATTTAGCTCCTGAGTATCTTCAGTATGGCAAGGCAACCGAGAAAACAGATGTTTTCAGCTTTGGTGTGGTGTTACTTGAAGTGGCTTGTGGGAGAAGGCCTATTGAGAGACAAGGAAATGACAAGCATCCAGTTAATTTGGTGGATTGGGTTTGGAGTTTACATTCCATAGGACAAATCATTGAGGCAGCAGATAAAAGATTTAATGGAGAGTTTAATGAAGAGCAGATGAAGAAATTGTTGCTTGTTGGTCTGAGCTGCGCAAACCCTTCGAGTATTGAGAGACCTACAATGAGAAGAGTACTTCAAATCCTAAATGATGAAGCTGAGGTTATAAAAATACCTAAGGTGAAGCCGAGTTTATCATTCTGCTCTATCTTGCCTTTAAGCCTTGATGACATTGTTTCTGACGATGAGTGTGATGGAGCTACTTCCAGCCTGCCTTCAAGTGTCGGCCAAGTTGCATCTGAATGCAATGGGAGTGAGAAAGTAAGCCCTTTGATTGAAATCAGTATCGCATAA